A genome region from Solirubrobacter pauli includes the following:
- a CDS encoding glucan 1,4-alpha-glucosidase, which yields MRGRALAVLSSAFALGVTAPAWAQTAPGAPGQTAHWTTGAKQGVGTSTTTGSKVWFSLADGVLSEVYYPRVDVADSRALELVVSDGKTFTDRESTDTTHAVELVTDTALVYRQVNTDKQRRYRITKTYVTDPSRATVLMDVRFESLDHGKYAVYAVYDPSIDNSGRHDAGSVSGGALVASEGEIASALVADEPFSAVSNGYLGTSDGYTDLADHRLDWRYPSAPDGNVVQTARLALDGRHATRLTLALGFGPSGDAALRTARASLRLPFFLTKIGYALGWHLYLDSLKRPPKSVGRGDLLQQYRVAAMELKAHEDKTYRGANIASLTVPWGEAINADEAGVGGYHLVWARDLYQVSTAQIAIGDTAAANRSLDYLFDVQQKPDGSFPQNSLLDGTPYWGSLQLDEVAFPIVLAWQLGRKDAATYRDHVKPAADFIVARGPATPQERWEEESGYSPSTIAAEIAGLTAAASLARSAGDANGAALYQGVADEWQRRVEGWTFTTTGPHGDGRYFERIDDNGNPNDGHVLDINNGGGAWDERLIVDAGFLDLVRLGVKRASDPYVVGSLPEVDAVIRVGDLFYRYNHDGYGEKADGAPYDGTGVGRLWPLLSGERGEYELAAGRGGASTYLRAIAASANAGWMIPEQVWDQPDIPAYDLRFGEGTGSATPLAWAMAAYVRLAHSIDAGRPVSTPSVVADRYTRGTLPAAPALTLTAPADGSTTGAATATVSGTTNAPDVYVNAGGTTTRIAGGTFSTTVPLGLGVNQITVVAVAANGGTATVQRTVTSTNFGTALGTATDPTGDDDGPGEYVYPADAAFNPGAYDITGFGVYDDGRSYNFVTTIAGELRNPWGGNQIAIQRINVYKAGSSTGAAPALPGTNANLEAPYDWVLTADGFNDLGVRDASGATIAGATLLALPSTRQIVASVPKADLGSLTGARYAVVMASHGGDGEGTGHIRPVYSRAYWDSTVGTGMSWIHDFRLGGGAGEYTDANEARDTDTRDPNVVDILVPAGGSQADILDWRAAAPVTLRYVGIG from the coding sequence ATGCGTGGACGTGCTCTGGCCGTGCTGTCTTCGGCGTTTGCCCTGGGGGTGACGGCGCCCGCGTGGGCGCAGACGGCGCCGGGGGCGCCGGGTCAGACGGCGCACTGGACGACCGGCGCCAAGCAGGGTGTCGGCACCTCGACGACGACCGGCTCGAAGGTGTGGTTCTCGCTCGCGGACGGCGTCCTGAGCGAGGTCTACTACCCGCGCGTGGACGTCGCGGACTCGCGGGCGCTGGAGCTCGTGGTGTCGGACGGCAAGACGTTCACGGACCGGGAGTCGACCGACACGACGCACGCCGTGGAGCTCGTGACGGACACCGCGCTGGTCTACCGGCAGGTCAACACGGACAAGCAGCGCCGCTACCGGATCACGAAGACGTACGTGACGGACCCGTCGCGGGCGACGGTGCTGATGGACGTGCGCTTCGAGTCGCTGGACCATGGCAAGTACGCGGTGTACGCGGTCTACGACCCGTCGATCGACAACTCCGGGCGCCACGACGCGGGCAGCGTGTCCGGCGGCGCGCTCGTGGCGAGCGAAGGGGAGATCGCCAGCGCGCTGGTGGCCGACGAGCCCTTCAGCGCGGTCTCCAACGGCTATCTGGGGACGAGCGACGGCTACACGGACCTCGCCGACCACAGGCTGGACTGGCGCTATCCGAGCGCGCCCGACGGCAACGTCGTGCAGACGGCGCGGCTCGCGCTCGACGGCCGGCACGCGACGCGGCTGACGCTGGCGCTCGGCTTCGGCCCGAGCGGCGACGCGGCCCTGCGGACCGCCAGGGCGAGCCTCCGGCTGCCGTTCTTCCTGACGAAGATCGGCTACGCGCTCGGCTGGCACCTGTACCTGGACTCGCTGAAGCGGCCGCCGAAGAGCGTCGGGCGCGGCGACCTGCTGCAGCAGTACCGCGTCGCCGCGATGGAGCTCAAAGCGCATGAGGACAAGACCTACCGGGGCGCGAACATCGCCTCGCTGACCGTGCCCTGGGGCGAGGCGATCAACGCCGACGAGGCGGGCGTCGGCGGCTACCACCTGGTGTGGGCGCGCGACCTCTACCAGGTGTCGACGGCGCAGATCGCGATCGGGGACACCGCCGCCGCGAACCGCTCGCTGGACTACCTGTTCGACGTCCAGCAGAAGCCGGACGGCTCGTTCCCGCAGAACTCGCTGCTCGACGGCACGCCCTACTGGGGCTCGCTGCAGCTCGACGAGGTCGCGTTCCCGATCGTGCTCGCGTGGCAGCTGGGCCGCAAGGACGCCGCCACCTACCGCGACCACGTCAAGCCGGCGGCGGACTTCATCGTCGCCCGCGGGCCGGCGACGCCGCAGGAGCGCTGGGAGGAGGAGAGCGGCTACTCGCCGTCCACGATCGCGGCGGAGATCGCCGGGCTCACGGCGGCGGCCTCGCTCGCGCGCAGCGCGGGGGACGCCAACGGCGCCGCGCTCTACCAGGGCGTCGCCGACGAGTGGCAGCGCCGCGTCGAGGGCTGGACGTTCACGACGACCGGCCCGCACGGCGACGGGCGCTACTTCGAGCGCATCGACGACAACGGCAACCCGAACGACGGCCACGTCCTCGACATCAACAACGGCGGTGGCGCGTGGGACGAGCGGCTGATCGTCGACGCCGGCTTCCTCGACCTGGTGCGGCTCGGCGTCAAGCGGGCCAGCGACCCGTACGTCGTCGGCTCGCTGCCGGAGGTCGACGCCGTCATCCGCGTCGGTGACCTCTTCTACCGCTACAACCACGACGGCTACGGCGAGAAGGCCGACGGCGCGCCGTACGACGGCACCGGCGTCGGGCGACTGTGGCCGCTGCTGAGCGGCGAGCGCGGCGAGTACGAGCTGGCGGCGGGCCGAGGCGGCGCCTCGACCTACCTGCGGGCGATCGCGGCGAGCGCGAACGCGGGCTGGATGATCCCCGAGCAGGTCTGGGACCAGCCGGACATCCCGGCGTACGACCTGCGCTTCGGCGAGGGCACGGGCAGCGCGACGCCGCTGGCGTGGGCGATGGCCGCGTACGTGCGGCTCGCGCACTCGATCGACGCCGGGCGGCCGGTCTCGACCCCGTCGGTGGTGGCCGACCGCTACACCCGCGGGACGCTCCCGGCGGCGCCGGCGCTCACCCTCACCGCGCCGGCGGACGGCTCGACCACGGGCGCCGCGACCGCGACGGTCTCGGGCACGACCAACGCGCCCGACGTGTACGTCAACGCGGGCGGCACGACCACCCGGATCGCCGGCGGCACGTTCTCGACGACCGTTCCGCTCGGGCTCGGCGTCAACCAGATCACGGTGGTCGCGGTGGCGGCCAACGGCGGCACGGCGACCGTCCAGCGGACCGTCACGTCGACCAACTTCGGCACCGCGCTGGGCACCGCGACCGACCCGACCGGCGACGACGACGGGCCGGGCGAGTACGTCTATCCCGCTGACGCCGCGTTCAACCCGGGCGCGTACGACATCACCGGCTTCGGCGTGTACGACGACGGCCGCTCGTACAACTTCGTCACGACGATCGCGGGCGAGCTGCGCAACCCGTGGGGCGGCAACCAGATCGCCATCCAGCGGATCAACGTCTACAAGGCGGGGAGCAGCACCGGCGCGGCCCCGGCGCTGCCCGGCACCAACGCCAACCTCGAGGCGCCGTACGACTGGGTGCTGACCGCGGACGGGTTCAACGACCTCGGCGTGCGTGACGCGTCCGGGGCCACGATCGCGGGGGCGACGCTACTCGCGCTGCCGTCCACCCGGCAGATCGTGGCGAGCGTGCCCAAGGCGGACCTCGGGTCGTTGACCGGTGCGCGATACGCCGTGGTGATGGCCAGCCACGGCGGCGACGGCGAGGGCACGGGCCACATCCGGCCCGTGTACTCCCGCGCCTACTGGGACTCGACCGTCGGCACCGGCATGAGCTGGATCCACGACTTCCGGCTCGGCGGCGGCGCAGGTGAGTACACCGACGCGAACGAGGCGCGGGACACGGACACGCGCGACCCGAACGTGGTCGACATCCTCGTGCCGGCTGGCGGTTCGCAGGCGGACATCCTCGACTGGAGGGCGGCCGCGCCGGTCACGTTGCGCTACGTCGGCATCGGCTAG
- a CDS encoding LamG-like jellyroll fold domain-containing protein, with translation MRLTLPRRLALAAATIACAAFPSAATAQDRSSFLLGVLPDTQFYSRYATPGAGDLFMARYGTEPYIEQTRWLAANKDNLKIPFVTHLGDIVDRATVTQEWDVASEAMKVLDDAKLPYSIANGNHDATQNPATELFPRYFPTARAQAQATFGGRDASGLSEWHTFTAEGRKFLVLALAWPADNATIAWGKSVIEANPTLPVILTTHDLLAIKSDAVSPLETESGLRLWDNLIKDHDQVFLTINGHSHGSAHLRKTNDFGHSVDQIVWDYQMAYQGGNGYLGLIEFDFTNRRMATTVVSPWVRLKPKSTLVAEYDIAVKTGPNENLNLPIDWDTRFAGFQAAPTPAPASNGDLVVAAKAKVLEGFEEPQAVLPRLPLNDSDFPEVAGTVAHWRFDPSKAGALPVGEIGAKDIAKGADMRRAALTGPSQLDDLTISTDHHSLSSDAASACFQNDNAGRNSFINTATGAAVNANAFPNGFTFETFIKIDEAWTAANNQWNGAISREGVRRDVANVLNPGYNYDEPTFALGVSNLREIQWNALGISAQGNGYRERTNWSGEILTGRWIHIANVNDPVAKTSTLYVDGAPVLRNSIDAVGLATANQPWRIGSTKGSGWLGCVGETRIVDHATTPDQWLTQRRYLPVNADTTVGGSVPATLALTLGAPGTFGTFTPGVAQEYTATTKATVTSTAGDATLTTSEPGRLVNGAFSLAQPLRIELAKSAWTGPVSGEEVGVTFKQAIGANEPLRTGSYSKTVTFTLSTTNP, from the coding sequence ATGAGACTGACGCTCCCCCGGCGGCTGGCCCTGGCCGCCGCGACGATCGCCTGCGCCGCGTTCCCCAGCGCCGCGACGGCCCAGGATCGCTCGAGCTTCCTGCTCGGCGTCCTCCCCGACACGCAGTTCTACTCGCGCTACGCCACCCCGGGCGCGGGGGACCTGTTCATGGCCCGCTACGGCACCGAGCCGTACATCGAGCAGACGAGATGGCTCGCGGCGAACAAGGACAACCTGAAGATCCCGTTCGTCACCCACCTCGGTGACATCGTCGACCGCGCGACGGTCACGCAGGAGTGGGACGTCGCGAGCGAGGCCATGAAGGTCCTCGACGACGCCAAGCTGCCGTACTCGATCGCCAACGGCAACCACGACGCGACGCAGAACCCCGCGACGGAGCTGTTCCCGCGCTACTTCCCGACCGCGCGCGCCCAGGCGCAGGCGACGTTCGGTGGTCGCGACGCCTCCGGCCTGTCCGAGTGGCACACGTTCACGGCCGAGGGCCGGAAGTTCCTCGTGCTCGCGCTGGCCTGGCCCGCCGACAACGCGACGATCGCGTGGGGCAAGAGCGTGATCGAGGCCAACCCGACGCTGCCCGTGATCCTCACGACGCACGACCTGCTCGCGATCAAGAGCGACGCCGTGTCGCCGCTCGAGACCGAGTCCGGCCTGCGCCTGTGGGACAACCTCATCAAGGACCACGACCAGGTCTTCCTGACGATCAACGGCCACAGCCACGGCTCCGCGCACCTGCGCAAGACCAACGACTTCGGCCACAGCGTCGACCAGATCGTCTGGGACTACCAGATGGCCTACCAGGGCGGCAACGGCTACCTCGGCCTGATCGAGTTCGACTTCACGAACCGGCGGATGGCCACGACGGTCGTCTCCCCGTGGGTGCGCCTGAAGCCGAAGAGCACGCTCGTCGCCGAGTACGACATCGCCGTCAAGACCGGCCCGAACGAGAACCTGAACCTGCCGATCGACTGGGACACGCGGTTCGCGGGCTTCCAGGCGGCGCCCACGCCCGCCCCGGCGTCCAACGGCGACCTCGTGGTGGCCGCCAAGGCCAAGGTGCTCGAGGGCTTCGAGGAGCCCCAGGCCGTGCTCCCGCGGTTGCCGCTCAACGACTCCGACTTCCCCGAGGTCGCGGGCACCGTCGCCCATTGGCGCTTCGATCCGTCCAAGGCCGGCGCGCTGCCCGTCGGCGAGATCGGCGCGAAGGACATCGCCAAGGGCGCCGACATGCGCCGCGCCGCGCTGACCGGTCCCTCGCAGCTCGACGACCTGACGATCTCGACCGACCATCACTCGCTGTCTTCCGACGCCGCTTCCGCCTGCTTCCAGAACGACAACGCGGGCCGCAACTCCTTCATCAACACGGCCACGGGCGCCGCGGTCAACGCGAACGCGTTCCCGAACGGCTTCACGTTCGAGACGTTCATCAAGATCGACGAGGCCTGGACCGCCGCGAACAACCAGTGGAACGGCGCGATCAGCCGTGAGGGCGTCCGCCGCGACGTCGCCAACGTCCTCAACCCGGGGTACAACTACGACGAGCCGACGTTCGCGCTCGGCGTCTCCAACCTGCGTGAGATCCAGTGGAACGCGCTGGGCATCTCGGCCCAGGGCAACGGCTACCGCGAGCGCACGAACTGGTCGGGTGAGATCCTCACCGGCCGCTGGATCCACATCGCCAACGTCAACGACCCGGTCGCCAAGACCTCGACGCTCTACGTCGACGGCGCGCCGGTCCTGCGCAACTCGATCGACGCGGTCGGCCTCGCCACCGCCAACCAGCCGTGGCGCATCGGCTCCACCAAGGGCAGCGGCTGGCTGGGCTGCGTCGGCGAGACGCGCATCGTCGACCACGCCACCACGCCGGACCAGTGGCTGACGCAGCGCCGCTACCTGCCCGTGAACGCCGACACGACGGTCGGCGGCTCGGTGCCGGCGACGCTCGCGCTGACGCTCGGCGCTCCGGGCACGTTCGGCACCTTCACGCCGGGCGTGGCGCAGGAGTACACGGCCACGACTAAGGCGACCGTGACCTCCACGGCCGGCGACGCCACGCTCACCACGAGCGAGCCGGGGCGCCTCGTCAACGGCGCCTTCAGCCTCGCGCAGCCGCTGCGGATCGAGCTCGCCAAGTCGGCGTGGACCGGTCCCGTCTCGGGCGAGGAGGTCGGGGTCACGTTCAAGCAGGCGATCGGTGCGAACGAGCCGCTGCGCACCGGTTCCTACTCGAAGACCGTGACCTTCACGCTGTCGACGACCAACCCGTAG
- a CDS encoding PAS domain-containing protein, with protein sequence MPSVPPKFEELLEAAPDAMVGTDAAGLVAFANRRACDVLGRDPVGEPLGELPPGLDVTRTPMGEYELVVIRGADPRALRAVLDNTTAAIFLKDPEGRYLLVNRAFERLHGKPAAQLIGKYDRDVLPAEVADRMRVDDLRVMSSRDPIELQEEVTHGDTTRTFLSVKFPLIDDTSGDLYGVGGVATDITHHVRLEARLREAQRLEAVGQLAGGVAHDFNNLLAIVANYASFVRKELPDDSRTAGDVDQIIAASRRASELTRRLLLFSRRQSGTPEVLSVRRVIESLELLLRRTLGEDIDLVVDVDERLWDVEADRSQLEQMLMSLAMNSREAMPDGGTLRIEAVNTVMRDLDGPSPRAVRVTVSDTGRGMPKEVAAHAFEPFFTTKAVSGHGVGLGLATVYGIVTKARGRIELDSTPGEGTTVTVTLPAVRRASDDDPTPSAPRGRGETVLVVEDADAVRALTGRLLYAAGYQVISVESGIVALERLDAADVLVTDVVMPGMSGVELAVKAREQRPDLPVVFVSGYTGDTTVAAGDDPATAFLAKPFDGDDLLREVRATLDAVKRARRHS encoded by the coding sequence ATGCCCTCTGTCCCCCCGAAGTTCGAGGAGTTGCTCGAAGCTGCACCCGACGCCATGGTGGGGACGGATGCGGCTGGGCTCGTCGCGTTCGCGAACCGCCGCGCGTGTGACGTGCTCGGGCGCGACCCGGTCGGGGAGCCGCTGGGCGAGCTCCCGCCCGGGCTCGACGTCACGCGCACGCCGATGGGCGAGTACGAGTTGGTGGTCATCCGCGGCGCGGACCCGCGGGCGCTGCGCGCGGTGCTGGACAACACCACCGCCGCGATCTTCTTGAAGGACCCGGAGGGCCGGTACCTGCTGGTCAACCGGGCCTTCGAGCGGCTGCACGGCAAGCCGGCCGCGCAGCTGATCGGCAAGTACGACCGGGACGTGCTGCCGGCCGAGGTCGCCGACCGGATGCGCGTCGACGACCTGCGCGTGATGTCCTCGCGTGACCCGATCGAACTCCAGGAGGAGGTCACGCACGGGGACACGACGCGCACGTTCCTGTCGGTCAAGTTCCCGCTGATCGACGACACGTCCGGCGATCTGTACGGCGTCGGCGGCGTGGCCACGGACATCACGCACCACGTGCGGCTGGAGGCGCGGCTACGCGAGGCGCAGCGGCTGGAGGCCGTCGGCCAGCTGGCGGGCGGTGTCGCGCACGACTTCAACAACCTGCTGGCGATCGTCGCCAACTACGCGTCCTTCGTGCGCAAGGAGCTCCCGGACGACTCGCGGACGGCCGGCGACGTCGACCAGATCATCGCCGCCTCGCGCCGCGCCTCCGAGCTCACGCGGCGGCTGCTGCTGTTCTCCCGCCGCCAGTCGGGCACGCCCGAGGTGCTGTCGGTCCGGCGCGTGATCGAGTCGCTGGAGCTGCTGCTGCGGCGCACCCTCGGCGAGGACATCGACCTCGTCGTCGACGTCGACGAGCGCCTGTGGGACGTGGAGGCCGACCGCAGCCAGCTCGAGCAGATGCTGATGAGCCTGGCGATGAACTCGCGCGAGGCGATGCCGGACGGCGGGACGCTGCGCATCGAGGCGGTCAACACCGTCATGCGCGACCTCGACGGGCCGTCGCCGCGGGCGGTCCGGGTCACCGTGTCCGACACGGGTCGCGGCATGCCGAAGGAGGTCGCCGCGCACGCCTTCGAGCCGTTCTTCACCACCAAGGCCGTCTCCGGGCACGGCGTCGGGTTGGGCCTGGCGACCGTGTACGGGATCGTGACCAAGGCGCGCGGGCGGATCGAGCTGGACTCCACGCCGGGCGAGGGCACGACCGTCACGGTCACGCTGCCGGCGGTGCGGCGGGCGAGTGACGACGACCCGACGCCGAGCGCCCCGCGCGGGCGCGGCGAGACGGTGTTGGTCGTCGAGGACGCGGACGCGGTGCGTGCGCTGACGGGCCGGCTCCTGTACGCCGCCGGCTACCAGGTGATCTCGGTCGAGAGCGGGATCGTGGCGCTGGAGCGCCTCGACGCCGCCGACGTGCTCGTCACCGACGTCGTGATGCCCGGCATGTCGGGCGTGGAGCTGGCGGTCAAGGCGCGCGAGCAGCGCCCTGACCTGCCGGTGGTGTTCGTCAGCGGCTACACCGGGGACACGACGGTCGCCGCCGGCGACGACCCGGCCACGGCCTTCCTGGCCAAGCCGTTCGACGGCGACGACCTGCTGCGCGAGGTGCGGGCGACGCTCGACGCCGTCAAGCGCGCGCGGCGTCATTCATAG
- the typA gene encoding translational GTPase TypA: MQLREDLRNVAIIAHVDHGKTTLVDAMLWQSGAFRDNQDVNDRVMDSMDLEREKGITILAKNTAVRHGDVKLNIIDTPGHADFGGEVERGLTMVDGVLLLVDSSEGPLPQTRFVLRKALESKLPVILVINKIDRPDARVAEVVDEVYELFIDLGASEDQIEFPVVYTNAKAGTATLDMAQPGESLKPLLDLLVETIPAPSYDEAMPLQAHVTNLDASLFVGRLAICRVHNGTIKKGKTVAWCKADGTIANARITELYVTESLERVSADEAGPGEIIAVAGLPEVTIGETLGDPEDPRPLPVITVDEPSISVTIGINHSPLAGQDGDKLTARQIKDRLEQELIGNVSIRVLDTERPDTWEVQGRGELQLAILVEIMRREGYEMTVGKPQVVIREIDGTRHEPVERLTIDVPEDYVGVITQMLALRKGRMEQMINHGTGWVRMDYLVPARGLIGFRTEFLTETRGTGLMHHVFDRWEPWAGDMRLRQQGSLVADRKGKTASFALFNLQERGTMFVGPGEDVYEGMIVGENARQEDLDVNAVKEKHLTNMRSSTGDVLVRLVPARTLSLDQALEWVREDECVEVTPHSVRLRKVELAQVDRVRAARRLKA, encoded by the coding sequence ATGCAGCTTCGCGAAGACCTCAGGAACGTGGCGATCATCGCGCACGTCGACCACGGGAAGACGACGCTTGTCGACGCCATGCTCTGGCAGTCCGGCGCTTTCCGAGACAACCAGGACGTCAATGACCGCGTCATGGACTCCATGGACCTCGAGCGCGAGAAGGGCATCACCATCCTCGCGAAGAACACGGCGGTTCGCCACGGGGACGTCAAGCTCAACATCATCGACACCCCCGGCCACGCCGATTTCGGCGGTGAGGTCGAGCGCGGCCTGACGATGGTCGACGGCGTGCTCCTGCTCGTCGACTCGTCCGAGGGCCCGCTGCCGCAGACGCGCTTCGTGCTGCGCAAGGCGCTCGAGAGCAAGCTCCCGGTGATCCTCGTCATCAACAAGATCGACCGGCCGGACGCGCGTGTGGCCGAGGTCGTCGACGAGGTCTACGAGCTGTTCATCGACCTCGGCGCGTCCGAGGACCAGATCGAGTTCCCGGTCGTCTACACCAACGCCAAGGCCGGCACGGCCACGCTGGACATGGCGCAGCCGGGCGAGAGCCTCAAGCCGCTGCTGGACCTGCTGGTGGAGACGATCCCGGCGCCGAGCTACGACGAGGCCATGCCACTCCAGGCCCACGTCACGAACCTCGACGCGTCGCTGTTCGTCGGCCGCCTCGCGATCTGCCGCGTCCACAACGGCACGATCAAGAAGGGCAAGACCGTCGCCTGGTGCAAGGCCGACGGCACGATCGCCAACGCGCGCATCACCGAGCTGTACGTCACCGAGAGCCTCGAGCGCGTGTCCGCCGACGAGGCCGGCCCGGGCGAGATCATCGCCGTCGCCGGCCTGCCCGAGGTGACCATCGGCGAGACGCTCGGCGACCCCGAGGACCCGCGGCCGCTGCCGGTCATCACCGTCGACGAGCCGTCGATCTCGGTCACCATCGGCATCAACCACTCGCCGCTGGCCGGCCAGGACGGCGACAAGCTCACCGCCCGCCAGATCAAGGACCGCCTCGAGCAGGAGCTGATCGGCAACGTGTCGATCCGCGTGCTGGACACCGAGCGGCCGGATACCTGGGAGGTCCAGGGCCGCGGCGAGCTGCAGCTCGCGATCCTCGTCGAGATCATGCGCCGCGAGGGCTACGAGATGACCGTCGGCAAGCCGCAGGTCGTCATCCGCGAGATCGACGGCACCCGCCACGAGCCGGTCGAGCGCCTGACGATCGACGTGCCCGAGGACTACGTCGGCGTGATCACGCAGATGCTGGCCCTGCGCAAGGGCCGGATGGAGCAGATGATCAACCACGGCACGGGCTGGGTCCGGATGGACTACCTGGTCCCCGCGCGCGGCCTGATCGGCTTCCGCACCGAGTTCCTCACCGAGACGCGCGGCACCGGCCTCATGCACCACGTGTTCGACCGCTGGGAGCCGTGGGCGGGCGACATGCGCCTGCGCCAGCAGGGCTCGCTCGTCGCCGACCGCAAGGGCAAGACCGCGTCGTTCGCGCTCTTCAACCTGCAGGAGCGCGGCACGATGTTCGTCGGCCCGGGCGAGGACGTCTACGAGGGCATGATCGTCGGCGAGAACGCGCGCCAGGAGGACCTCGACGTCAACGCCGTCAAGGAGAAGCACCTCACCAACATGCGCTCGTCGACGGGCGACGTGCTGGTGCGGCTCGTGCCCGCGCGGACGCTGTCGCTCGACCAGGCGCTGGAGTGGGTGCGCGAGGACGAATGCGTCGAAGTGACGCCCCATTCGGTGCGTCTGCGTAAGGTCGAGCTCGCGCAGGTGGACCGAGTTCGCGCTGCGCGGCGTCTCAAAGCCTGA